ACGaaccacaacaaaacatatGCCCTGTTTAATCAAGGCAACACTGGCAGAGTTGGAGCAAATCAGCATGGAGAGagatgacaaaaagacaaacaagagTCTGTAAGTTTTAACCATGATGTCCAGATAACTTCAGAAGTTCATTATAGGgacatgtaacaaaaaaaaaattctttaaagAATTCATAGCAACTGCAACAATTGATACTTGATGATGaattggaatttcattggaATCATAAAAAGGAGAATCTTTATCTTTTGACCAATCATGTAGTGAATTGTTTTCAGTTAATATATGTAATAGAAAGAGTGTCAGACATTGCTTATAAGCATCTCTACCGGCTGATCATTCAGACAGATATTACAGAGCATTACAATATTACCAATTTCAATCGCTGtgataaaactgtattttgtctCCCTCCTTAGTGTAAAGGACCTACTGTGCCGACTGCAGTGCAGGCTCTGCTATACACCCAGTGCTGAAAAGTAAGTTTGCAGACTTGACTTCCAGAATGCTTTGCTCTGACAAAAATATATGTCCTTGCTGTCTAATCCATGCTTCATTTTGCCCTCAATAGATTAAACTCAGAGGACACACTGCTTTGGGCTCAGTCACTGGAAAGACTTCTTCAATCAAAATGTAAGCAGCCAACTTTGTACCTTACTGTATCCATTTTTCATAAGCTTGCAAATCTAAGAAAGGGTCATTTAAATGTTACACACTACTGAAACAATATATCCTACTACTGAAAGAATATTTCCTATGTTCTTCTAATGTAGACATCAAACATATTCACGTGTTGCCATATATCTCCTCAGATGGTATGGCGGTGTTTCGGGCttttctgaaatctgaattcAGTGATGAAAACATTGACTTCTGGCTCACATGTGAGAACTACAAGAAAATAAAGTCTTCTGAAAAAATGAAGTCCGAGGCAAAGAAAATTTATGAGCTGTACATTCAGGCAGAGGCCCCGAAGGAGgtacacatttgaaaatatttctcatgGGACCACACCAGTAAATGCAACTcttcttatttattcatttattggtGTGTTTGCATTGCGCTAATTATTTCACCTGTAATTATTACTGACATAAAGATTATAGAGACCAGAAGTAAAGATCAAATGACATGGCATCCTATAATCAATGTATGGTGTAGGTATATTACagataaatatacacatacttTCTGGATGAAAGGTGTCAtcctttattttctctctctttaggTTAATATTGACCACCAGACACGGGAACTAATCAGGGGACAGATGAAGACTCCCTCCACACTCTGCTTTGATGAAGCCCAGAATATCGTATACAGGTTGATGGAGCGGGACTCTTACCCCAGGTTTTTGAGGTCCAACATTTATAAGACACTGCTGGATTCTGCTCCTGGCTCCATCAAGGTGTGATGGAAAAGAGCTGAGACAAAAAACGGGCACTTAGATATTAAGGATTTCTAATCCTAGCCCACGGATTGCTGTATGAGCATAGAGCCATGAAGAAGGGTCACCTCGCTGTGAGGACTGAAAGTGTTTATGTTCTCAACAACAGTCTGCACTCCAAACCTTCCCAAAAGGCAAACGAAGGTGCAATAGCCAAAGGATGGCTACAAAACTATAGGAGTACAAAGGTGAACAGTGCTTCTATCaggctgaatgaatgaaaaatcaagGACTGTAAGGCCACATACACTATTCAGAAACTCACTACTAAGACCACACATGTTCTCTAAGCAGACAAAGCCTTAGATGCTATATCATTCATAGAAGGTGTCTGATGTAGTGGTGGCCAAGCTGGCATGGCAAGCTGTGGGAGTGAACAAACCTGGGCCAGTGGTGTACTATCCAAATCAAGCCCATTTTATATGCCACATCTATATCAGAGCTATCTAAAGACAAACCATTTGACACAAAGTTTGTCAAAAGTGCAAAAATCGATTTCTTAAAAGGTCAgaaaatttttcattgttcatttgaaataaaatagtGAATTTATTAAGTGGTTACACTACTACATCAGACCAGAATGCTCGGCTGTGATGCAAAGGATAAGCTAAAGGATACTGAACTTCTCAGATCTAAATCCCATTAAtactgagaatatattttacatgaacagggaaaaatcactgcaaatcaatagCATATTTTACTGTACTTATTTCTGAACTGCgtgtattatgttttatttattatccaGTACCACTAGTGGGATGTTGAATGTTGTAGTATTTGTGTGGATTGTTGTAGTATTTGCATGAGCATATAGTCATTGTGttattgtaataaaatgaaatgacattctTTTCAATCAATTTCCATGAATTCCTTGATATGGTGGTGTTTTGAAAGTCAAAACAATAGCTGCACCAAATATGGATGGAAAAGCATAGACAGATTTAcacaaaaatcataaatcaaatcGATTTGgtaacatttgacattttgaacaGGCAACATCAAGTTtgcagacacaaaaaataacactgtgGCACTTCTATAATTGTGGTCCAGTTGATACCAGTTCTCTTTTTTCTGAATGTCACAAAGGGCTTCATTGTGAAAGAAGCAGCAAAACTGCATGACTATCATCACATTTCAGTTACCACTTCCTTATTTTACTCCAGCTTGCCTTAGTCACTACGTCATTATCAGTTCTAAATCACCTGACCTAAAATAAAACTGGGGCCTGGACTGACAAAGTTTGAATTGCATCACCCTAAAACAGGATGCTTGAATAATTTAGTGTAAAGACAGGCATTCTGCAGGACACGATGAAgaagaaaatcaaaaaagaagAGAACAATTGGCTAActgatttatattttcattttatgtaaagAGCATAAAATTAGTGTATAAAATTTTCATACTCTGAGTAGTTAAAATTAGTTCAATTAGCCAGTATTGCACATGAATGTCACTTACCCATATTGGGTTGTGAAGGAAGTTTGTAGAAATATAATCCATTTTGCTGTCTTCATCAGACTCTCAcaatacactcagtgaccactttattaagtacacctctctaatactgggtaggacccctTTTGCCCCCAGAACGCCCTGAATCCTTCATGGCAAGGTGCTGGAAACgttccttagagattctgctccatgctgacatgatagcatcacgcagttgctgcagatttgtcggctgcacattcatgctgttaATGCCCCGTTCCACCATATCacaaaggtgctctattggattgagatctggtgactgtggaggtcattggagtacactgaactcattgtcatgttcctggaaccagtttgagatgaagTGCGCTTTGTGGCATGGCTTGTTATCtaccgtccagttttggtgagctTGTGCCaactgtagcctcagtttcctgttcttagctgacaggagtggtacccgcaggggtcttctgctgctgtagcccctCCACCTGaatgttcgacgtgttgtatgttcagaaatgcttttctacATAGCATTttgtaacgtgtggttatttgggttactgtcaccttcctgtcagcttggaccagttTGGCCAtcctcctctgacctctgtcattaacaaggtgttttcgcccacagaactgaCACTCGctggaattttttgtttttcacaccattcCCTATACACTCTATAAgctgttgtgcatgaaaatcccaggagatcagcagtttttgaaatactcaaaccaccgcgtctggcaccaacaatcatcccacggt
The nucleotide sequence above comes from Megalops cyprinoides isolate fMegCyp1 chromosome 2, fMegCyp1.pri, whole genome shotgun sequence. Encoded proteins:
- the LOC118772577 gene encoding regulator of G-protein signaling 13-like yields the protein MPCLIKATLAELEQISMERDDKKTNKSLVKDLLCRLQCRLCYTPSAEKLNSEDTLLWAQSLERLLQSKYGMAVFRAFLKSEFSDENIDFWLTCENYKKIKSSEKMKSEAKKIYELYIQAEAPKEVNIDHQTRELIRGQMKTPSTLCFDEAQNIVYRLMERDSYPRFLRSNIYKTLLDSAPGSIKV